A window of Actinobacillus suis ATCC 33415 contains these coding sequences:
- the menC gene encoding o-succinylbenzoate synthase: MRKAQLYRYQIPVETGVILRHRRLKQREGLIVKLTEENQVGWGEIAPLPEFSQEDLSLAQQQTEQWLAKWLAGQQDNLDSYVPSVAFGLSCALAELNGELTEQGNYRAAVLCYGDPDELYAELNALEGDKIGKMKVGLYEANRDGLIANMLLEALPDLQLRLDANRGWTLEKAVKFAEKIANENKSRIQFIEEPCKTPELSRQFAQVSGIAIAWDETVREPNFVVKNEPNVTAIVIKPTLVGSLQKCIRLIEQAHQQGLSAVISSSIESSLGLTQLARLAQQYTPETTPGLDTLDLMQYQLIRPWKHSILPIADLDSPFVQEIML; the protein is encoded by the coding sequence ATGCGTAAAGCACAGTTATATCGTTACCAGATTCCAGTAGAAACCGGCGTTATTTTACGTCATCGCCGATTAAAACAGCGTGAAGGTTTAATTGTTAAATTAACTGAAGAGAACCAAGTCGGTTGGGGTGAAATCGCCCCGCTACCTGAATTTAGCCAAGAAGATCTTTCGCTTGCTCAGCAACAAACGGAACAATGGCTTGCGAAATGGCTAGCCGGGCAACAAGATAATTTAGACAGTTATGTGCCTTCCGTGGCATTCGGTTTAAGTTGTGCATTAGCGGAATTAAACGGAGAACTAACTGAGCAAGGAAATTATCGTGCAGCAGTGCTTTGCTATGGTGATCCAGATGAGCTATATGCTGAGCTAAACGCATTGGAAGGTGACAAAATCGGCAAAATGAAAGTCGGGCTGTATGAGGCTAATCGTGACGGTTTAATTGCCAATATGTTGCTTGAAGCTTTACCCGATTTACAATTACGTTTAGATGCGAATCGAGGCTGGACGCTTGAGAAAGCGGTTAAATTTGCCGAAAAAATTGCAAATGAAAACAAAAGTCGTATTCAATTTATTGAAGAACCGTGCAAAACACCGGAACTTTCCCGCCAATTTGCTCAAGTCTCAGGCATTGCGATTGCTTGGGATGAGACTGTACGAGAGCCGAATTTCGTAGTAAAAAACGAACCGAATGTGACCGCTATTGTGATTAAGCCGACCTTAGTTGGCTCGTTACAAAAATGTATTCGTTTAATTGAGCAAGCTCATCAACAAGGACTAAGTGCAGTGATTAGTTCTAGCATTGAGTCGAGTTTAGGTTTAACTCAGCTTGCTCGTTTAGCACAACAATATACACCTGAAACAACACCGGGTTTAGATACGTTAGATCTGATGCAATATCAGCTAATCAGACCTTGGAAACATTCAATCTTGCCAATTGCTGATTTAGATAGTCCGTTTGTGCAAGAAATTATGCTATAA
- the ndk gene encoding nucleoside-diphosphate kinase gives MIQQTLCLIKPDATKRNLIGKILSHLEEAGLTIKALKKVQLTQEQAEGFYAEHQGKEFFAPLVEFMISAPIVAVVLEGENAIAHYRELMGATNPEQRKAGTIRALYAISGRENSVHGSDSEESAKREIAYFFTPNEII, from the coding sequence ATGATCCAACAAACGCTTTGTTTAATTAAACCCGATGCAACAAAACGTAATTTAATCGGTAAAATTCTTAGCCATTTAGAAGAAGCTGGCTTAACCATTAAAGCTCTCAAAAAAGTACAACTAACCCAAGAACAAGCGGAAGGCTTCTATGCAGAACACCAAGGTAAAGAATTCTTTGCGCCGTTAGTCGAATTTATGATTTCGGCACCGATTGTTGCGGTAGTACTTGAAGGTGAAAATGCTATCGCTCACTACCGTGAATTAATGGGTGCAACTAATCCGGAGCAACGTAAAGCCGGCACGATTCGAGCACTCTACGCTATCAGCGGTCGTGAGAACTCGGTTCACGGTTCGGATTCTGAAGAATCTGCAAAACGTGAAATCGCCTACTTCTTCACACCAAATGAAATTATTTAA
- the metG gene encoding methionine--tRNA ligase, whose amino-acid sequence MSNQKRKMLVTCALPYANGAIHLGHMLEHIQADIWVRFQRMRGNEIHFVCADDAHGTPIMLNAAKQGITPEQLIEKAKTDHVADFKGFNISFDNYHSTHSEENRELTTEMYKKLRANGFIKSRVISQLFDPEKQMFLPDRFVKGTCPKCKAEDQYGDNCEVCASTYSPMDLINPRSAVSGATPIVKESEHFFFDLPSFEGMLKEWTRSGSLQSEIANKMQEWFESGLQQWDISRDAPYFGFPIPDAENKFFYVWLDAPIGYMASFKNLCDRSGLNFDEFWKKDSETELYHFIGKDIVYFHSLFWPAMLDGCELRKPTNVFAHGYVTVDGVKMSKSRGTFIQASTYLKHIDPECLRYYYAAKLNERIEDLDLSLEDFVQRVNSDIVNKLVNLASRNASFIAKRFEGKLADKLEDEALFAEFIAQSEQIATHYENREFNKAIRLIMDLCDKANKYVDDKAPWVIAKQEGREAELQAVCSMGIELFRVLMSYLKPVLPQLAERAEAFLQAELTWENIHQPLLGKNVAPFKSLFSRLEKKQIDAVIEETKALFAEQNKAEDKKGKQKVENTENTAVEPIAAEITIDDFAKLDLRVAKVISCEAVPESNKLLKFQLDLGDHQRQVLSGIKAAYNNPEELVGRFVIMVANLAPRKMKFGVSEGMILSAGTGGADLFLLSADEGIRPGMQVK is encoded by the coding sequence ATGTCAAACCAAAAACGAAAAATGCTGGTTACCTGCGCCCTTCCCTATGCAAACGGTGCAATCCATTTAGGTCATATGCTTGAACATATCCAAGCGGATATTTGGGTGCGCTTCCAGCGTATGCGTGGCAACGAGATTCACTTTGTGTGTGCGGACGATGCGCACGGCACACCGATTATGCTTAATGCAGCAAAACAAGGCATTACTCCGGAACAACTCATTGAAAAAGCAAAAACTGATCACGTAGCGGATTTCAAAGGCTTTAACATTAGTTTCGATAACTATCATTCAACTCATAGCGAAGAAAACCGTGAACTTACTACCGAAATGTATAAAAAATTACGTGCTAACGGTTTTATCAAAAGTCGAGTGATCTCTCAGCTATTTGACCCTGAAAAACAAATGTTTCTTCCGGATCGTTTTGTAAAAGGTACTTGCCCGAAGTGTAAAGCGGAAGACCAATACGGTGATAACTGTGAAGTGTGTGCTTCAACTTATAGCCCGATGGATCTTATCAATCCTCGTTCTGCAGTTTCCGGTGCAACACCAATCGTGAAAGAATCCGAGCATTTTTTCTTCGATTTACCAAGTTTTGAAGGTATGTTGAAAGAGTGGACTCGTTCAGGTTCACTGCAATCAGAAATTGCCAACAAAATGCAAGAATGGTTTGAAAGCGGTTTACAACAATGGGACATCAGTCGTGACGCACCTTACTTCGGTTTCCCAATTCCGGATGCGGAAAATAAATTCTTCTACGTATGGCTTGATGCACCTATCGGCTATATGGCGTCATTTAAAAATTTATGTGATCGCAGCGGCTTAAACTTTGACGAATTCTGGAAAAAAGACTCAGAAACCGAGCTTTATCACTTTATCGGTAAAGATATCGTTTACTTCCACAGCCTTTTCTGGCCGGCAATGTTAGACGGTTGTGAATTACGTAAGCCAACCAATGTATTTGCGCACGGTTACGTCACAGTTGACGGTGTGAAAATGTCAAAATCACGCGGTACCTTTATTCAAGCAAGTACTTATTTAAAACATATCGATCCGGAATGTTTACGTTATTACTATGCGGCAAAATTGAACGAACGTATTGAGGACTTGGATTTAAGCCTTGAAGATTTCGTCCAACGTGTAAACAGCGATATCGTTAATAAATTGGTGAACCTTGCTTCACGTAATGCAAGTTTTATTGCCAAACGTTTTGAAGGTAAATTGGCTGATAAATTAGAAGATGAAGCACTTTTCGCAGAATTTATTGCACAATCAGAGCAGATCGCAACACATTACGAAAATCGTGAATTTAACAAAGCAATTCGTTTAATTATGGATCTTTGTGATAAAGCGAATAAATATGTCGATGATAAAGCGCCTTGGGTGATTGCAAAACAAGAAGGGCGTGAAGCGGAATTACAAGCGGTTTGTTCAATGGGTATTGAATTATTCCGTGTGTTAATGAGTTACTTAAAACCGGTATTACCACAGTTAGCGGAACGTGCCGAAGCTTTCTTACAAGCTGAATTAACGTGGGAAAATATTCACCAACCATTATTAGGTAAAAACGTTGCACCGTTTAAATCATTGTTCTCTCGTCTTGAGAAAAAACAAATTGATGCGGTGATTGAAGAAACCAAAGCATTGTTTGCAGAACAAAATAAAGCAGAAGATAAAAAAGGAAAACAAAAAGTGGAAAATACCGAAAATACGGCTGTTGAGCCTATCGCAGCGGAAATCACAATTGATGATTTCGCGAAATTAGATTTACGTGTGGCAAAAGTGATTAGCTGTGAAGCCGTACCGGAATCAAACAAATTATTAAAATTCCAATTAGATTTAGGCGATCACCAACGTCAAGTGTTATCGGGAATTAAAGCGGCATATAACAATCCGGAAGAATTAGTCGGTCGTTTCGTGATTATGGTAGCAAACCTTGCACCACGTAAAATGAAATTCGGCGTGTCAGAAGGTATGATCTTATCGGCAGGCACCGGCGGTGCAGACTTATTCTTACTTTCAGCTGATGAAGGTATCCGCCCAGGTATGCAAGTAAAATAA
- the rsuA gene encoding 16S rRNA pseudouridine(516) synthase RsuA has translation MRLDKFIAENTGLTRSQAGKALKSGLVTVNGKIEKSGSAKISETDEICYEGERLEWVDEGQYFMLYKPQGYVCSHDDGEYPTVFQFFDYPLMTKLHTAGRLDVDTTGLVLLTDDGKWSHRITSPKHHCEKTYLVTLADPVEDFYEEKLAEGILLRGEREPCLPAQMEIIDDYNVNLTISEGRYHQVKRMFAALGNKVEALHRWRIGDVVLDESLEEGEYRPLTEQEIGGF, from the coding sequence ATGCGTTTAGATAAATTTATTGCCGAAAATACGGGGTTAACTCGTTCTCAAGCAGGAAAAGCATTAAAAAGCGGTTTAGTGACGGTGAATGGCAAAATCGAAAAAAGTGGTTCAGCAAAAATTAGTGAAACAGATGAAATTTGTTATGAAGGCGAACGTTTAGAATGGGTTGATGAAGGTCAGTATTTTATGCTGTATAAGCCGCAGGGGTATGTGTGTTCGCATGATGACGGTGAATATCCGACAGTCTTCCAATTTTTTGACTATCCACTGATGACTAAATTGCATACCGCAGGGCGTTTAGATGTGGACACAACCGGTTTGGTTTTATTGACGGATGACGGTAAATGGTCGCACCGTATTACTTCGCCGAAACACCATTGTGAAAAGACCTATTTGGTGACGCTTGCCGATCCGGTGGAAGATTTTTATGAGGAAAAACTTGCGGAAGGTATTTTATTACGCGGTGAACGTGAACCTTGTTTACCGGCACAAATGGAAATTATTGATGATTACAATGTGAATTTAACTATCAGCGAAGGGCGTTATCATCAAGTAAAACGTATGTTTGCCGCTTTAGGTAATAAAGTAGAGGCGTTACATCGCTGGCGTATCGGTGATGTGGTGTTAGATGAAAGCCTTGAAGAAGGTGAATATCGTCCGCTTACCGAGCAAGAAATAGGGGGCTTTTGA